Proteins from one Streptomyces sp. 840.1 genomic window:
- a CDS encoding alpha/beta fold hydrolase, producing MTEPATGSLRVDGASLHYEVRGSGPLLLLIPGGTGGAASFDPIAGELATEYTVATFDPRGMSRSGLDDPGAEQRVAQHADDAFRLLRLLSPGEPARVFGSSSGAIVAVHLLTAHAEGVERVVAHEPPMVEVLPDAPAHRALVARVTETFRVEGLGPAMAAFAAGLRKDGDTTGPAAEVRLPPQVAARAERTMADLPYFVERIVPAFMSYTPDVSRLEALSDRLVLACGQDSRGELPYRPAALLAERLGTGLRHFPGGHTGLSTHPAGFAGHLREALRT from the coding sequence ATGACGGAACCGGCCACCGGCAGCCTTCGCGTGGACGGCGCGAGCCTGCACTACGAGGTACGCGGCAGCGGTCCGCTTCTGCTGCTGATTCCCGGCGGTACCGGCGGCGCGGCGTCTTTCGACCCGATCGCCGGCGAGCTGGCCACCGAGTACACCGTCGCGACCTTCGACCCGCGGGGCATGTCCCGCAGCGGGCTCGACGACCCCGGGGCCGAACAGCGGGTGGCCCAGCACGCCGATGACGCCTTCCGGTTGCTGCGGCTGCTCTCGCCAGGTGAGCCCGCTCGCGTCTTCGGCTCCAGTTCGGGCGCGATCGTCGCCGTGCACCTGCTGACCGCCCACGCCGAAGGCGTCGAACGCGTCGTGGCACACGAGCCGCCGATGGTGGAGGTCCTTCCGGACGCCCCCGCGCATCGCGCGCTCGTCGCACGTGTCACCGAGACGTTCCGCGTGGAGGGGCTCGGTCCGGCGATGGCGGCATTCGCCGCGGGGCTGCGGAAGGACGGTGACACCACCGGCCCGGCGGCCGAAGTCCGGCTGCCGCCGCAAGTGGCGGCGCGGGCCGAGCGGACGATGGCCGACCTGCCCTACTTCGTCGAACGTATCGTCCCGGCCTTCATGTCCTACACGCCGGACGTCAGCCGGCTGGAGGCGCTGTCGGACCGGCTCGTGCTCGCGTGCGGGCAGGACTCACGCGGTGAGCTGCCCTACCGCCCGGCCGCCCTCCTGGCCGAGCGACTGGGCACGGGACTGCGGCACTTCCCCGGTGGGCACACCGGGCTGAGCACGCATCCCGCCGGATTCGCCGGACACCTCCGCGAGGCCCTCCGCACCTGA
- a CDS encoding CARDB domain-containing protein, which yields MRGKQFRWRFLIGAVTAALMTVGILPVTASAAVQGPDLALGKQATASASNGAYAASNVTDGSQQTYWESPGTFPQWVRVDLGARFDVDQVVLKLPNTWEARTQTLSVQGSADGSAFSTLSASAARVFTPSAGNTVTIGLTAKQTRYIRVQVTANTGWNAAQLSQVEVYGQDGGGDPGPGTGVGSNLALNKPIEASSYTQNFVAANANDDKTGTYWESNGYPSTLTVKLGADADLEAVVVKLSPDQAWAARTQGLQVLGRSQSATGFTSLKDRADYSFSPTGNENTVTIPVTGRYADVQLKFFSNTGAPGAQVAEVQVVGTAAPNPDLTVSALTWSPASPSEADDVTVTATVRNTGTAPAAATTVDVSLEGAVAGSAPVGALAAGASDTVSVKVGKRPMGSYSVSAVVDPTDTVIEQDNTNNSRTAASKLVVSQSPGPDLEVLGITSSPSNPAVGSAVTFTVSVHNRGTSAVSASTVTRLLVESTTLNGTTGAIPAGGTVTVPISGSWTAKSGGANLTATADATGTVAETNENNNVYSRSIVVGRGAAVPYTEYEAEKGDYQGTLLTSDKERTFGHTNFATESSGRQSVRLNSTGQYVEITSTVPSNSIVVRNSVPDSAAGGGAEATLSLYVNGTFARKLTLSSKHSWLYGDTDSPEGLTNRPGGDARRLFDESNALLGQNYPAGTKFRLQRDAGDSASFYIIDLVDLEQVAPAAAQPAGCTSITNYGAVPNDGIDDTDAIQRAVTANQNGDISCVWIPTGQWRQEQKILTDDPLNRGQYNQVGIRDVTIRGAGMWHSQLYTLTPPQNAGGINHPHEGNFGFDIDDNTKISDIAIFGSGTIRGGDGNAEGGVGLNGRFGKDTKITNVWLEHANVGVWVGRDYDNIPDLWGPGDGVEFSGMRIRNTYADGINFANGTRNSSVFNSSFRNTGDDSLAVWSSKYVKNPSVDIGHDNHFRNNTIQMPWRANGIAVYGGYGNTIENNIVSDTMNYPGIMLATDHDPLPFSGETLIANNELFRTGGAFWGEAQEFGAITLFASGQDIPGVTIRDTDIHDSTYDGIQFKSGGGSVPGAKISNVHIDNSVNGSGILAMGGARGSATLSNVTISGSAEGDVVVEPGSQFVINGSAGKASVTK from the coding sequence ATGAGAGGGAAGCAGTTCAGATGGCGGTTCCTCATCGGCGCGGTCACAGCCGCGTTGATGACGGTCGGGATCCTGCCGGTCACCGCGTCAGCGGCCGTTCAGGGCCCCGACCTCGCTCTCGGTAAGCAGGCGACGGCCAGCGCTTCGAACGGCGCCTACGCGGCGTCGAACGTCACCGACGGCAGTCAGCAGACGTACTGGGAGAGCCCGGGTACGTTCCCGCAGTGGGTACGGGTCGACCTCGGGGCCCGGTTCGACGTCGACCAGGTGGTGCTGAAGCTGCCGAACACCTGGGAGGCGCGGACGCAGACGCTCTCCGTCCAGGGCAGCGCGGACGGGAGCGCCTTCAGTACCCTCTCCGCGTCGGCGGCACGGGTGTTCACGCCGTCGGCCGGCAACACCGTGACCATCGGCCTCACCGCGAAGCAGACGCGGTACATCCGGGTACAGGTGACGGCCAACACCGGCTGGAACGCCGCACAGCTCTCCCAGGTGGAGGTCTACGGACAGGACGGCGGCGGCGACCCCGGCCCGGGGACGGGGGTCGGATCCAACCTGGCGCTGAACAAGCCGATCGAAGCCTCCTCGTACACGCAGAACTTCGTCGCGGCCAACGCCAATGACGACAAGACCGGCACGTACTGGGAGTCGAACGGATACCCCTCGACGCTCACGGTGAAGCTCGGCGCCGACGCCGACCTCGAAGCCGTCGTCGTCAAGCTCTCCCCGGACCAGGCCTGGGCGGCCCGGACCCAAGGGCTGCAGGTGCTCGGCCGCTCCCAGTCCGCCACCGGCTTCACCTCGCTGAAGGACAGGGCCGACTACTCGTTCAGCCCCACCGGCAACGAGAACACGGTGACCATCCCGGTGACCGGGCGGTACGCGGACGTCCAGCTCAAGTTCTTCTCCAACACCGGTGCTCCCGGTGCCCAGGTCGCCGAGGTCCAGGTCGTCGGCACCGCCGCACCCAACCCGGACCTGACCGTCTCCGCACTGACATGGTCGCCGGCCTCGCCGTCCGAGGCGGACGACGTCACCGTGACCGCCACCGTCCGCAACACGGGTACGGCCCCGGCCGCCGCGACGACGGTCGATGTCAGTCTCGAAGGAGCGGTGGCCGGCAGCGCCCCGGTGGGCGCCCTCGCCGCCGGCGCCTCGGACACCGTTTCGGTCAAGGTCGGCAAGCGGCCGATGGGCAGCTACAGCGTCTCGGCGGTGGTCGACCCGACCGACACGGTCATCGAGCAGGACAACACCAACAACAGCCGCACCGCGGCGTCGAAGCTCGTCGTCTCGCAGAGCCCCGGCCCCGACCTGGAGGTCCTCGGCATCACCTCCAGCCCGTCGAACCCCGCGGTGGGCTCCGCAGTCACCTTCACCGTGTCCGTGCACAACCGGGGGACCTCGGCTGTGAGCGCGTCGACGGTCACCCGTCTCCTCGTGGAGAGCACCACGCTGAACGGCACGACCGGCGCGATCCCCGCCGGAGGAACGGTCACGGTCCCGATCAGCGGGAGCTGGACCGCGAAGAGCGGTGGCGCGAACCTGACCGCCACCGCCGACGCGACGGGCACTGTCGCCGAGACGAACGAGAACAACAACGTCTACTCGCGCTCCATCGTCGTCGGCCGGGGGGCCGCGGTCCCGTACACCGAGTACGAGGCGGAGAAGGGCGACTACCAGGGCACGCTGCTGACCTCGGACAAGGAGCGCACCTTCGGCCACACCAACTTCGCCACCGAGTCCTCGGGCCGCCAGTCGGTGCGGCTCAACTCCACCGGCCAGTACGTCGAGATCACCTCGACCGTCCCGTCCAACTCGATCGTCGTCCGCAACTCCGTCCCCGACTCCGCCGCAGGGGGCGGGGCAGAGGCCACGCTCAGCCTGTACGTCAACGGCACCTTCGCCCGCAAGCTGACCCTCTCCTCCAAGCACAGCTGGCTCTACGGCGACACGGACAGTCCCGAGGGCCTGACCAACCGGCCGGGCGGTGACGCCCGCAGGCTGTTCGACGAGTCCAACGCACTGCTGGGCCAGAACTACCCCGCCGGTACGAAATTCCGGCTCCAGCGCGACGCGGGCGACTCGGCGTCCTTCTACATCATCGACCTCGTCGACCTGGAGCAGGTTGCTCCGGCGGCCGCCCAGCCGGCCGGATGCACCTCGATCACCAACTACGGAGCCGTCCCGAACGACGGGATCGACGACACGGACGCCATTCAGCGGGCGGTGACGGCGAACCAGAACGGTGACATCAGCTGCGTGTGGATTCCGACCGGGCAGTGGCGGCAGGAGCAGAAGATCCTCACCGACGATCCACTGAACCGGGGCCAGTACAACCAGGTCGGCATCCGTGACGTCACGATCCGGGGTGCCGGTATGTGGCACTCGCAGCTGTACACGCTGACCCCGCCGCAGAACGCGGGTGGCATCAACCACCCGCACGAGGGCAACTTCGGCTTCGACATCGACGACAACACCAAGATCTCCGACATCGCGATCTTCGGCTCCGGCACCATCCGGGGCGGTGACGGCAACGCCGAGGGCGGCGTCGGTCTCAACGGCCGCTTCGGCAAGGACACCAAGATCACCAACGTGTGGCTGGAGCACGCGAACGTCGGCGTGTGGGTCGGCCGCGACTACGACAACATCCCGGACCTCTGGGGACCGGGCGACGGCGTCGAGTTCAGCGGGATGCGCATCCGCAACACCTACGCGGACGGCATCAACTTCGCCAACGGCACCCGCAACTCATCGGTCTTCAACTCCTCCTTCAGGAACACCGGAGACGACTCGCTGGCCGTCTGGTCGAGCAAGTACGTGAAGAACCCGTCGGTGGACATCGGTCACGACAACCACTTCCGCAACAACACGATCCAGATGCCGTGGCGGGCCAACGGCATCGCGGTCTACGGCGGTTACGGCAACACGATCGAGAACAACATCGTCTCCGACACCATGAACTACCCGGGCATCATGCTGGCGACGGACCACGATCCGCTGCCGTTCTCCGGGGAGACGCTGATCGCCAACAACGAGCTGTTCCGTACCGGCGGCGCGTTCTGGGGCGAGGCCCAGGAGTTCGGTGCCATCACGCTGTTCGCGTCCGGACAGGACATCCCGGGGGTCACGATCCGGGACACCGACATCCATGACTCGACCTACGACGGGATCCAGTTCAAATCGGGCGGCGGTTCCGTGCCCGGAGCGAAGATCTCGAACGTCCATATCGACAATTCCGTCAACGGCTCGGGAATCCTGGCCATGGGAGGCGCCAGGGGCAGCGCGACCCTGAGCAATGTGACCATCAGCGGCTCGGCCGAGGGCGACGTCGTGGTCGAACCCGGTTCACAGTTCGTCATCAACGGCAGCGCCGGCAAGGCGTCCGTCACGAAGTAA
- a CDS encoding IS481 family transposase: MPHRNAPLTETGRLRLARCVVDDGWPLRRAAERFQVSPTTAQRWAVRYREQGEAGMADRSSRPHHSPSRTPTRTECRIIKVRVLRRWGPARIAYLLGLNPATVHRVLTRYRLARLTHLDRATGRVIRRYERDRPGELVHVDIKKLGNIPDGGGHKTLGRPSGRKTRSGAGNSYLHNAVDDHSRLAYSEIHPDEKKETAVGFWTRAHAFFTRAGITVERVLTDNGACYKSHLWRTSLAEEGISHKRTRPYRPQTNGKVERFNRTLLDEWAYAKPYRSEAERRAAYPAWLHTYNHHRGHTALKGQPPASRVPNLTGQNS; encoded by the coding sequence GTGCCCCACCGTAATGCACCCCTGACCGAGACCGGACGTCTGCGTCTGGCCCGCTGCGTCGTGGACGACGGCTGGCCTCTGCGTCGGGCCGCCGAACGCTTCCAGGTCTCCCCGACCACCGCCCAGCGATGGGCTGTCCGCTACCGCGAGCAGGGCGAGGCCGGGATGGCCGACCGCTCGTCCCGGCCCCACCACAGCCCGTCCCGGACCCCGACCCGCACCGAATGCCGGATCATCAAGGTCCGCGTCCTGCGCCGCTGGGGGCCGGCCCGCATCGCCTACCTCCTCGGCCTGAACCCCGCCACCGTCCACCGCGTCCTGACCCGCTACCGCCTCGCCCGGCTCACCCACCTGGACCGGGCCACCGGCCGGGTGATCCGACGCTACGAGCGTGACCGGCCCGGCGAGCTGGTACACGTCGATATCAAGAAGCTCGGCAACATCCCCGACGGCGGCGGCCACAAGACCCTCGGACGCCCATCCGGCCGCAAGACCCGCTCCGGCGCCGGCAACAGCTACCTCCACAACGCCGTCGACGACCACTCCCGCCTCGCCTACAGCGAGATCCACCCCGACGAGAAGAAGGAAACCGCCGTCGGCTTCTGGACGCGGGCCCACGCGTTCTTCACCCGGGCCGGGATCACCGTCGAACGTGTCCTCACCGACAACGGCGCCTGCTACAAATCCCACCTCTGGCGCACCTCCCTTGCGGAGGAAGGCATTTCACACAAACGCACCCGCCCCTACCGGCCCCAGACCAACGGGAAGGTCGAGCGCTTCAACCGCACCCTCCTGGACGAATGGGCCTACGCCAAGCCCTACCGCAGCGAGGCCGAACGACGCGCCGCCTACCCCGCCTGGCTCCACACCTACAATCACCACCGCGGACACACCGCGCTCAAGGGCCAACCACCCGCCAGCCGCGTCCCCAACCTCACGGGACAGAACAGCTAG